Below is a window of Clostridiales bacterium DNA.
GACAATGCGGAATCAGCCAGGGAGGGAACCTGATGGATCAGCATATCCCAACTCTCATGGAGATCATGGGAATGAGCGAACTGGAATCAGCACCGGCAACCACAAAACCGCGCCGGAGAGATCAGCCTGATCCGGACGATCCTCTGTATGAAGTTGTCAAAGTGAAAAAGACAATGACACCGCATCAGGCGCGGAGAATTAACTCTGAACTTGCGTTAGAAAAGTCGCTCCCTTGGCACTTTGAGCCAGGAACCGCATACCATTGTATATCATTCGGAGATGTGGACAGTTTGACCTATTTACGCGTAATAGTGAAGCAAGAGCGCATCCGTTACGCGGTTATATCCACATGGTGTATGGCTGCGGAAGATATCAAAGAAATTGATTCCTGGTTGGAGGCCGGATATATCAAACGGATTGACTTCTTTTTCGGAGAGATATTCAGAGGAACGTATCTGAAAGAGTACAACATGATGAAAGACCTCTGCCGCCGACATGGATGTAAAATGTCAATCTTCCGGAATCACTCAAAGGTTATGCTTGTTTACGGAGAGCGTTTCAATGCCGTTATAGAGTCATCCGCGAACATAAACACGAACCCACGCACAGAACAGACTTGTATAACCCTGGACGATGATTTGTGCGATTTTTACTTAGAATTCTTCAACGGAATTATATCTTTTGAGAGGGAGTTTGATTATGTCGAGAAGTGGACAGACGGCGGCCGCCTTGAACGCACAGGATCCGGCAAAGATCAAAAGAGTAAAGACGGAACTTGAACACCTTGCAGAACTGTTCCGTGATGTGGACGAGAACAAGAGAGATTTCGTCCAACGTCATATTGAGCAGCTTGCCTGGTACAATGTGAGCATTATTGATTTGCAAGCAAAAGTAGATCAATGGGGTACACTCATCAAGTACAACAACGGCGGCGGCCAGTCCGGAGTAAAACCTAATCCTGATGTAAAAACGCTGCTTGATTATCAAAAGTGTTGTAATACTATCATGCGGACTTTGATACCGCTTGTTCCGAATAAGGATGCCGGTAAACTCTCAGATTGCTTTGATGTGGATGACCATCCAACCGATACAGATGAATTAGAAGAGGCAGAATAATGGATCATTCTACGCAAAAAAACGGCCAGGATAACCACAATAACGGCCATGCCACAAACACGGATAACCGAAACGAAAAACCGACTCAGCTTCGGAAGAATCCGCGTTTAGTGATCGGATCTCTCGACTATTTTGATCTCATAATGGAACAGGATGAACAATAACGGTTGACCAGGGAGGAACGGCTGCCATGATCGCAGATTGTAATATTCCCGGCGCGGATCCAACAAGTGTTATTGAACAGTATGAGCCATTCTTAAAAACCATTGCAAAGAAGTATACTTATGTCTTGAATAAATCCGGCGCGGTTGGTTTTGATGACTTAATCCAAGTTGGCCGGATTGCCATTATTGACGCACAGAAACGATATGAACCGGATAAAGGTGCATTTATAACGTTCCTTGCTTATCGTGTTCGTGCTGCCATGCAAAGGACATTGGGTTTTAATTGTAAAGGTGAAGCACCAAAGCAGTTGGTATACCTGGATGCACCTATATCGGATGAATCAGAGGATACGCTTGGAGATACCGTTGCAGACCTGGCCGCGCCAACGGTTGACGAAAACATAACAGAGTCAGAAACAAAACGCGAGATTTCCGAACAAGTCCGGGAGGCACTTAACCGGATGAAGTCGGAAAAGCAACGAGAAGTCATAACACGCATTTATATTGACGGCCAGGAACGCACCGCAGCGGCTGCGGATATGGGTATGAAGTATTCGCCTCTGTGTGCGCTTGAAAGAGCCGGAAAACGATCATTACATCGAGATGAGCAGTTGAAACAGTTTGTAATTGGTGAAATTCCGTTCTTTACGGTTG
It encodes the following:
- a CDS encoding sigma-70 family RNA polymerase sigma factor; this encodes MIADCNIPGADPTSVIEQYEPFLKTIAKKYTYVLNKSGAVGFDDLIQVGRIAIIDAQKRYEPDKGAFITFLAYRVRAAMQRTLGFNCKGEAPKQLVYLDAPISDESEDTLGDTVADLAAPTVDENITESETKREISEQVREALNRMKSEKQREVITRIYIDGQERTAAAADMGMKYSPLCALERAGKRSLHRDEQLKQFVIGEIPFFTVGVMQFNCTWTSATEKTVIWRDKHIFHNDDDMDEELT